The sequence GCCGTGATGGGAGACGGTGTTCGGGGTCTTCAAGAAGAGCAGCGGCCGGTCCGGAACGTCCTTGTTCCGCTCGGCTGCGTGGTCGGCGTAATTGAGCCCGACACAGACGATCTTCGAGGGGTCCGTCGGTGCGATGACGTCGACTTCGGCCGGATCGTAGGTCTCGTCGGCGAATTCGATCGCATCGTCGGTCCATTCCCCGATTCTGACGGCCCCTGCTGGGTCTCGGAAGCGTACACGTCGCATGCCCTCCGCTTTCGACCCACCCACCCTAAGGATTTCCGTGTCCGCCGCGGTGTGGCGGTGGCGAACTGGTCGATTCATCATCATTTAAGTCGCCTTCCCCCGTACCCTAGGGTGGTATGGAGCTCACCTGGCACGGCCACTCGACGTGGTACGTAACGCTGGACGGCACCGACATCCTCATCGACCCCTTCTTCGACAACCCGAAGACGGACCTGTCGCCGGCGGACGTCGACACCCCGGACTTCGTCCTGCTGACCCACGGCCACGCCGACCACATCGCGCACGTCGGCGAGTTCGCCGAGGCGACCGTCGTCGCGACCCCCGAACTGGCCGGCTACGTCGCCGACGAATACGGCGTCGAAGACACCATCGGTATGAATCTCGGTGGGACCGTCGAGGTGGGTGACGCCTACGTGACGATGCATCGGGCGGACCACACCAACGGTTTCGAGACCGACTACCAGGTCTCGGGCGACATGCCGGCCGGAGTCGTCATCAGCGACACGAAGCCGACCCAGGTCACAGACGAGGAGAGCGAGACGTTCTACCACGCCGGCGACACCGGCCTCATGACCGAGATGCGCGACGTCATCGGACCGTTCCTCGAGCCGGACGCGGCCGCACTCCCCATCGGCGACCACTTCACGATGGGACCGTGGCAGGCGGCCGTCGCGACCGACTGGCTCGACGTCGACCACGTCTTCCCGATGCACTACGACACCTTCCCACCGATCGAACAGGACCCCGAGGACTTCCGTCGCGAGGTGAAGGCGACCGGGAGCGACGCCGAGGTGCACGTCCTCGAGGGCGACGAACCGTTCGATCTGAGCGAGACGATAACGGTCTGAATCGGGGCCTTCTCCTCTGCCCACCGTCGGCGGTTGGCCGGACGATTCGACTCGACATTTCGGTTCTTTGATTAACACCCTCGAAGAAGACCAGCCGTGGAACTCGTCTACATCGGGGGAATCGCCCTCTCGGGACTCACCGCCCTCCTCTGGGCCGTCCACAACGTCGCGATACGACTCGGAACGGTTCGCGGGAGCGTCACCGACGCGATAACCGTCGTCATGGTGACGAACCTGGCCGTCATCGGCCCCATCGCGGTACTTCTCCACTATCCGACGTTCGGGCTCTCCCCGCTCGCCGTGGCCGTCTTCGCGGCGGCCGGCCTCTCCGGGCTCATGCTCGGCCGGATCTGTCTGTTCAGGGGTATCAGGGCGGTCGGCGCCAGTCGAACGACGCCGGTGGTCTCGGCGTCTGCACTCGTCTCCGCCGTGCTGGCGGTCAGGTTCCTCGGCGAGACTCTGACCCCGAGACACGGCATCGGAATCGTGTTAATCGTGGCCGGCATCGCGACCATCTCCTGGTTGACCGCCGCCGACGCAGCCGAGAAACCGTCGCTCCGAGAGGCCTGGACCGCCATGCTGTTGCCGCTGGGAGCGGCGCTGTTCATCGGTATCGAACCGATATTCGTTCGGATCGGCCTCGATTCGGGCACCCCGGTCCTCGTCGGGCTGACGATCATGACGGCCGCGGCACTCCTCAGCCACACGGCCTACCATCGGCTCACTGGCGGGCGGCTCTATCGACCGGGCCGCCAGGCGGATCTCCGGTGGTACGTCGTCGCGGCGCTGGCCAGTACGTTCGGCCTCACCGCGTATTTTCTCGCACTCCAGCTGGCGCCGGTGGTGGTCGTCATCCCCATCATCCAGCTCTCACCGCTGGGAGTCATCGCCATCTCCGCGGCGTTCCTCCCCCGGGAACTCGAACGCGTGACGTGGAAACTGGCTGCGGCCGCGACCATCGTGGTCGTCGGGGCGATCCTCGTCTCCCTCTCCGGGTGAGCGCCGGCTCGGGGCATCTCCCCGAGGCCTCGAGCGAAGGACCACCATTTATACCGGCACGACGCCTCGCTGGCACGTATGCATACGCCTCGTGTCGTCGTCTTCGACGAGCGAATCGCGGATCTGTCGATCGAGCGGGCCGTCTTCGACGACGTTGGCGTCGATCTGACGTTGGCCGACGGCATCAGTCCCGAACGAGTTGCCACCGAGGCGAGCGACGCGTTCGGGATCATCGTCGACGCGAACGTCCCGGTTCCGGCGTCGGTGATCGAGCGCCTGGACGACCTCCGAATCGTCGCTCGCTCCGGGATCGGGTTCGACAACATCGACCTCGAGGCGGCGGCCGACCGGAATATCAGGGTGACCAACGTTCCGGACTACTGTCTCGAGGAGGTATCGACACACGCGCTCGCCCTCCTGTTGACCCTGGCGCGGAAGGTCCACGTCTACGACCGGGCGACCAGCGACGGTCGCTGGGAGTGGTCCGATGGCGTGCGCATCGACCGACTCAGTGACCTGACGCTCGGCCTGGTCGGTGTGGGGAACATCGGCCGGCGGATGGCGGCGAAAGCGTCCCCGATTTTCGGCGACCTCGTGGCCTACGACCCGTACGTCCCGCCGGAAGAGCTGCGGTCCCGTGGCGTGGATCCCGTCTCCTTCGAGACGCTGCTCGCCCGATCGGACGTCGTCAGCCTCCATCCACCGCTGACCGACGAAACCACGGGGATGATCGATGCGGCGGCGCTTGAGACGATGGGCGAGGGGGCGATCCTCGTCAACACGAGTCGTGGCGAGGTGATCGACCAGGACGCCCTCGAATCGGCCCTCGACGACGGGACCATCGCGGCGGCCGGCCTCGACGTCCTCGAGACCGAACCGCCGGTCGACGAGTCGCTCCTGTCACGCGACGACGTCGTCGCCACGCCCCATTCGGCCTGGTATTCGGAGGACTCCCTCGTCGAACTTCGACAGTCCGCGGCCGAAGAGGTGAAACGAACGATCCAGGGGCGCGAGCCGCGCAATCCCGTCTCCAAGAACGAGTGGCAGTGAGAGCCACCCTCATGGATGACGGCGGACCACACTTCTGCGACGGTGGGCGAGGGAGGCGCCCCGGGTCACCACCACCGATTCTCGCGCAGGCGGTCGATCGCCGCCTGGATCGTCGACTCGTCCCGAGAGAAGGTGAATCGGACCCAGTCCGCTTCTGCATCGGGATCCGTGTAGAAGCTGCTCCCCGGGACGACGGCGACCCCCGCCTCTCTGACGAGCCGGTAGCTGAATTCGACGTCCGTCTCGTCGGTCGGATAGCGCGCCATCATGTAGTACGCGCCGTCCGGTTCGAGCGGGTCGAGACCCACTGCCGAGAGTCCTTCGTACAGGAGGTCACGCCGTCGTTCGTACGATTCCGACAGCTCCGTGTAGTACGATTCATCGAGCGATAACGCCTCGACGCCCGCGCGCTGAAACGGGGTCGGGGCGCAGATGGTGGTGTAATCGTGGACCTTCCTGAGTTCTCTGGAGAGGTACTCGGGAGCCAGTGTGAAGCCAACCCGCCACCCGGTAACGCTGTACGTTTTCGACATCCCGGTACAGACGACGGTTCGATCGGCGAGGTCGCCGACCTCGACGGGGCTGCGATACGCGTCGTCGTAGACGATGTGCTCGTAGATCTCGTCGGTGATCACGACGAGGTCGTGTTCGAAGACGATCTCCTCGATGCGTTCGAGTTCCTCCCGGCTGAACACCTTTCCCGTTGGGTTCATCGGGGTGTTCAACACCAGGATCGTCGCGTCCTCGGCGACCTCGGCGAGACGGTCGACCGGGAGTTCGAGTGAGTCCGTAATGTCGATCGGGACCGGCGTCGCGCCCGCGAACCGGATCGCTGGAATGTAGTTCTCGTAGACCGGTTCGAAGACCACGACCTCGTCGCCGGGGCCCGCCAGGGCGAGCATCGAGGAGACGATCGCCTCGCTGGTGCCGGCCGTCACCGTCACCTCCGTCTCGGGGTCGTACTCGACGCCTTTCCAGTCCTGATACCGGTCGCTCAGTGCCTCGCGGAGGTCGGGTAACCCCCACGTGATCGTATACTGGCTCTCGGCGTCGATGGCGTCCTTCGCGGCCGTCATGATCGATTCCGGCGTCTCGCCCACGTCGGGAATCCCCTGCGAGAGGTTGATGGCGTCGTGGCTGTGGGCTTCGCGAGTCATCTCGCGGATGACCGACTCGGAGACCACGTCGAGGCGGTCCGTCCCTACGTCACGGGCCGGTTGCCTGTACTCGGTCACGAGTCGACACCTCCAGTGGCTCTCTGTCCCTGCAATGTTCGTCGATGGCAGTCGTGTCGAATGGCCGTCATCGGGCGAACCTCCGTTCGAGGAATTTCACGAGCAGGAACGCCGCGAGCCGTTCGGTCCCCTCCGTCGAGTCGTACCGGGGGGCGACCTCCATCATGTCGATGGCACCGACGGCGTCGTGTTCGCCCAGCACGCTCATCGCCTCGAGAGCCTGCTGAGAGGAGAGACCGGCGGGCGCGGGGGTTCCGGTACCGGGGGCAAATCCTGGATCCACCGAGTCGATGTCGAAGGTGACGTACACCGCATCGGTCCCTGCCGCGGCGGCCTCGATGGCATCGACGATGACCGCACCCATCCCCCGCCGTTCGACCTCGCTCATCGGGAACAGGTTGAGGCCGCTCTCGTCGGCGAACTCGAAGAAGTCCGGCGATTCGTAGCCGCGGATCCCGACCTGGCTGACCGAGTCGTAGTCCACGTTCGGCAGGTCGGCGATGCGGGCGGTGCTGGACCCGTGGAAGTCGGTGCCGAAGACCGGACTCTCGGCGACGGTGTCGGTGTGGGCGTCGATCTGGACGAGACCGATCCGGTCGAAGTCGGTCCCCTCGGCGAACCCCCGGAAGGCAGGGAAACTGCAGTAGTGGTCGCCGCCGAGCATGATGGGGAACGTCTGGGCGGCGACCGTCGCGGCGTGTGCCGTGATGCTCTCGCCCGTCTTCTCGTGGTCCATCGGGAACACCGGCACGTCGCCGACGTCGGCCACCGAGAACTGGCCGAAGTCGATCTGGTCGCCGTTGCGCATGTCGGTCAGTTCGCCCTTGTACTGGGAGAGGTACGCCCACCAGTGACTGGCCTTCCGTATCGCGCCAGGGCCGTATCGGGCACCGGGCCGATTCGACGCCGCGCCGTCGTAGGGGACGCCGAAAACTGCCGCGTCGACGTCGTCGACGTCGTCGATGGCCCGGGCCTCCCCCTTGAGGAACGTGTCGAGACCGGCGTACGCCAGTTCGACGTCGGAACCGGCCGTCGATTCACGGAACGCGGTCGCCCGGTCACGCGGGTCGCTCATTGAGTTACCCCCTCGCCCCGCCCCAGTGGCTCGGTCGGTGCCCACGATCGACCGGGCCGCTTTCGTCCGCTGGAACCTGGCCGGTCGTCAACTCGGTCGGTCGCGCTCCCTGCGATACTCCGGTCGATCGGGACGGACACGCCGAACCGTACGGCGACGGCCGCGTCCATCGAATAGGTGTTGCTCGTCATCATCTCCAGGTGGTGTTGGTGTGTCACCACAACTCGTGGTGCCCTGGCAATAAACATTCGCAAGGAGGAGTCAGGAAGGCACCGACCGACAGCCAGCACTCCAGCGGCGACGCCATCAGTCTAGTCCCGATCGTAGACGGCCGGCCGTCTGTCCTCGAGGACGTGATCGCGGTCGGTCAACGACTTCTCTCGAGCCAGGTGCAGGTCACAGTCGACGGCGACCGAGTGACTACCGCGGTCGGGAAGCGGTCCGGCGACCGGGAGCCCATCCTGGTCGACGACGACGCTCTGTCCCTCGAACCGGACGCCGCGCTCCGTTCCAGCACGGTCTGCACAGGCGACGAATACCCGGTTGGCGTTGGCGTTCGCGATCGCCTGATGGATCCCCATCGTCCAGCTTGCCGGGCGTTCGGGCGGTTCGGGAACCCAGTTCGTGGGAACGGCGACGATGTCGACGCCAGCGCGGGCCTGCGTCCCCGTGAGTTCCGGGAACCAGAGGTCGTTGCAGATCTGCACCCCGAGCCGCCCGAACGGCGTCTCGAAGACGGGCACGTCATCGCCCGGTTCGAACCACCGCTTCTCGTCGTGCCACAGGTGGATCTTTCGGTACACCCCCTCGACGCCGTCGGGCGAGACGACCAACGCGCTGTTGTACAGCCGCTCTCCGTCGACCTCGGGGAATCCCCCGACGATCCACGTCTCGGTCTCGGCCGCGACCGACGTCCACGCGTCCGCCGTGGGACCGTCGTTCCGTTCGGCGACGTCGACGACCGCCGAGCGCGATTCGAAGACGTACCCGGAGGTCGCCAGTTCCGGCAGCACGACGAGGTCGGCGTCCGCCTGGGCCCGGATCGCGTCGACCGTCTCGGCACGGTTCTCCGCGACCTGTCCGAATTCCGGGACCGTCTGGACGACTGCGACGCGGGTCCCGCCGTCGTCGGTCACTCCCAGATGCCTCCCGACAGGCGGTCGATGGCCGTCATCACGACGACGGTGAGCGCGATGAACACCGTGCTGGCTGCCGCGATGGTCGGCGGATAGGAGTACCGGAGTTGATTGAATATCTGGATCGGGATGGTGTCGACGAGGAACAGCGACAGGAGCCACGCGATGATGTACTCGTTCAACGAGAGGATGAACGCGAACAGGGCGCCAGAGATCACGTTCGTCCGCAACAGCGGGTACGTAATCGTCCTGATCGTGCGGACCGGTCCAGCCCCGAGGTTCATCGCCGCCTCCTCGAAGGTCCGATCGATCTCCCGGAGGCCCTGCGTGATGAGGATGAAGGGGAAGGGTGCGTAGAAGATCCCGTGGGCGACGACGATGCTCAGCCGACTCCCCGCGAGGCCGAACTGCAGGAAGAAGACGAGGAATGCCACCCCGATGATCACCGGCGGGATCAAAATAGGGAGGACGCCGACGGTCGCGAGGGCGCGTCCGAAGGGGTACTCGAACCGGTCGATGGCGAACGCCAGGATCCCGCCGATCGAGGTCGCGAGGAGGGCCGCCGCGACGGCGATGAACAGACTGTTCGCGAGCGCTCCCGTCCACGCCGGATTCGTGAAGAACTCCACGTACCACTGCGCCGAGACGCCACCCGGCGGGAAGGTCAGGAACTGCTCGGGCGTCACCGAGATGGCCACGATGATCGCCAGCGGAGCCGTGACGAACACCATCACGGCAGCGACGTAGGTGCGAAAGGCCGCTCCGAGGATCGCTTCCCGCCGGTTCGCGTCCACCGCGGCGATGGGTCGTCCCAGTGTTCGACCGAAGGCGGCGATTACCGCCGGGAGACCGGTCGCGGCGAATCCACGTCGGAGGAGCGCGCCGAGGCGTTCGAGCAAGCCGCCAGCGCTTCCCGCGTACCTACCCGTGCTCTCGCCATCGATGGCATCGGTCCCGCCGAGGTCGCCGGTCGTGACGTTGGTCACCCGGAGAAGGACCCAGAGGAACGCCAGGACGACGACGATGAGACCGAAACTCATCGCGGCCCCGAAGGGGTAGTTGCTCTCGCTCATGATCTGCTGTTCGATCAACACCGGGAGCGTGCGCTGGGCGGTCCCTCCCAGGAGACGGGGCATGACGTACGCCCCGAGGGCCAGGATGAACACGAGGGCGGTGCCGCTGGCGATGCCGTTCTTCGAGAGTGGCAGCGTCACTTTCCGGAACGTACGCACGGGGCCGGCGCCCAGGTTCTTCGAAGCCTCGAGGAGTTCGCCGTCGATGTTCCGCAGGCTGCTGTACAGCGTGAGGATCATGAAGGGAAGGAAGACGTAGACCATGCCGACGACGAGCGCCCAGTACCCCGGGAAGAACGACTGTGGTTCGGGGATGAGTCCGAGGGCGACGCCGACGGAGCTGGCGATCCCGCCCGACGCCAGAATGACCTGCCAGGCGTACGCCCGGATCACGTAGGTCACCCACAGCGAGGAGACGATGGTCACGAGGAGCACGCTGCGCAGGCGCGAGGAGTCGATGCGAGCGAGAAAGTACGCCAGCGGATAGCCCAGCAGCAAGGAGACGCCGGCGGTCACCAGCGAGAGTTCGATGGTGACCCACAGTTGCCCCATGTACAGCGAGCTACCGAGAAAGCGCCGGTAGTTCTCGAGGGTCAGCCCCATCTCGTACTGCCCGCCGGGGATATTGACCCAGAAGCTAAAGACCACCAGCAGGCCGAGCGGGACCATGAAGATGGCCACCAGCCAGGCCAGTGGATACGAGAGGACGTACCAGCGCGAGCGAGCGCGGCGGCCAGCGCGACCGGCGGGCGTCGCGTCGTCGGTGGAGGATTCCGTCGTCATCGATTACCCCGTCACGATCCGACAGTCCGCGCGGTCCACCGA is a genomic window of Halanaeroarchaeum sp. HSR-CO containing:
- a CDS encoding metal-dependent hydrolase translates to MELTWHGHSTWYVTLDGTDILIDPFFDNPKTDLSPADVDTPDFVLLTHGHADHIAHVGEFAEATVVATPELAGYVADEYGVEDTIGMNLGGTVEVGDAYVTMHRADHTNGFETDYQVSGDMPAGVVISDTKPTQVTDEESETFYHAGDTGLMTEMRDVIGPFLEPDAAALPIGDHFTMGPWQAAVATDWLDVDHVFPMHYDTFPPIEQDPEDFRREVKATGSDAEVHVLEGDEPFDLSETITV
- a CDS encoding DMT family transporter; translated protein: MELVYIGGIALSGLTALLWAVHNVAIRLGTVRGSVTDAITVVMVTNLAVIGPIAVLLHYPTFGLSPLAVAVFAAAGLSGLMLGRICLFRGIRAVGASRTTPVVSASALVSAVLAVRFLGETLTPRHGIGIVLIVAGIATISWLTAADAAEKPSLREAWTAMLLPLGAALFIGIEPIFVRIGLDSGTPVLVGLTIMTAAALLSHTAYHRLTGGRLYRPGRQADLRWYVVAALASTFGLTAYFLALQLAPVVVVIPIIQLSPLGVIAISAAFLPRELERVTWKLAAAATIVVVGAILVSLSG
- a CDS encoding C-terminal binding protein — encoded protein: MHTPRVVVFDERIADLSIERAVFDDVGVDLTLADGISPERVATEASDAFGIIVDANVPVPASVIERLDDLRIVARSGIGFDNIDLEAAADRNIRVTNVPDYCLEEVSTHALALLLTLARKVHVYDRATSDGRWEWSDGVRIDRLSDLTLGLVGVGNIGRRMAAKASPIFGDLVAYDPYVPPEELRSRGVDPVSFETLLARSDVVSLHPPLTDETTGMIDAAALETMGEGAILVNTSRGEVIDQDALESALDDGTIAAAGLDVLETEPPVDESLLSRDDVVATPHSAWYSEDSLVELRQSAAEEVKRTIQGREPRNPVSKNEWQ
- a CDS encoding pyridoxal phosphate-dependent aminotransferase, whose amino-acid sequence is MTREAHSHDAINLSQGIPDVGETPESIMTAAKDAIDAESQYTITWGLPDLREALSDRYQDWKGVEYDPETEVTVTAGTSEAIVSSMLALAGPGDEVVVFEPVYENYIPAIRFAGATPVPIDITDSLELPVDRLAEVAEDATILVLNTPMNPTGKVFSREELERIEEIVFEHDLVVITDEIYEHIVYDDAYRSPVEVGDLADRTVVCTGMSKTYSVTGWRVGFTLAPEYLSRELRKVHDYTTICAPTPFQRAGVEALSLDESYYTELSESYERRRDLLYEGLSAVGLDPLEPDGAYYMMARYPTDETDVEFSYRLVREAGVAVVPGSSFYTDPDAEADWVRFTFSRDESTIQAAIDRLRENRWW
- a CDS encoding agmatinase family protein, whose protein sequence is MSDPRDRATAFRESTAGSDVELAYAGLDTFLKGEARAIDDVDDVDAAVFGVPYDGAASNRPGARYGPGAIRKASHWWAYLSQYKGELTDMRNGDQIDFGQFSVADVGDVPVFPMDHEKTGESITAHAATVAAQTFPIMLGGDHYCSFPAFRGFAEGTDFDRIGLVQIDAHTDTVAESPVFGTDFHGSSTARIADLPNVDYDSVSQVGIRGYESPDFFEFADESGLNLFPMSEVERRGMGAVIVDAIEAAAAGTDAVYVTFDIDSVDPGFAPGTGTPAPAGLSSQQALEAMSVLGEHDAVGAIDMMEVAPRYDSTEGTERLAAFLLVKFLERRFAR
- a CDS encoding nitrilase family protein, with amino-acid sequence MTDDGGTRVAVVQTVPEFGQVAENRAETVDAIRAQADADLVVLPELATSGYVFESRSAVVDVAERNDGPTADAWTSVAAETETWIVGGFPEVDGERLYNSALVVSPDGVEGVYRKIHLWHDEKRWFEPGDDVPVFETPFGRLGVQICNDLWFPELTGTQARAGVDIVAVPTNWVPEPPERPASWTMGIHQAIANANANRVFVACADRAGTERGVRFEGQSVVVDQDGLPVAGPLPDRGSHSVAVDCDLHLAREKSLTDRDHVLEDRRPAVYDRD
- a CDS encoding ABC transporter permease subunit translates to MTTESSTDDATPAGRAGRRARSRWYVLSYPLAWLVAIFMVPLGLLVVFSFWVNIPGGQYEMGLTLENYRRFLGSSLYMGQLWVTIELSLVTAGVSLLLGYPLAYFLARIDSSRLRSVLLVTIVSSLWVTYVIRAYAWQVILASGGIASSVGVALGLIPEPQSFFPGYWALVVGMVYVFLPFMILTLYSSLRNIDGELLEASKNLGAGPVRTFRKVTLPLSKNGIASGTALVFILALGAYVMPRLLGGTAQRTLPVLIEQQIMSESNYPFGAAMSFGLIVVVLAFLWVLLRVTNVTTGDLGGTDAIDGESTGRYAGSAGGLLERLGALLRRGFAATGLPAVIAAFGRTLGRPIAAVDANRREAILGAAFRTYVAAVMVFVTAPLAIIVAISVTPEQFLTFPPGGVSAQWYVEFFTNPAWTGALANSLFIAVAAALLATSIGGILAFAIDRFEYPFGRALATVGVLPILIPPVIIGVAFLVFFLQFGLAGSRLSIVVAHGIFYAPFPFILITQGLREIDRTFEEAAMNLGAGPVRTIRTITYPLLRTNVISGALFAFILSLNEYIIAWLLSLFLVDTIPIQIFNQLRYSYPPTIAAASTVFIALTVVVMTAIDRLSGGIWE